One Spinacia oleracea cultivar Varoflay chromosome 4, BTI_SOV_V1, whole genome shotgun sequence DNA segment encodes these proteins:
- the LOC130459885 gene encoding defensin-like protein 1, with the protein MYKRLFGLCLLLVVLLASREVKQAEGRICQSRSHYFKGACKRDRNCAYVCRNEGFSGGQCHGYFHRRSCYCTKLC; encoded by the exons ATGTACAAGAGATTATTTGGGCTATGTTTGTTGttggtcgtcctcctcgcttCTC GGGAAGTGAAGCAAGCAGAAGGCAGGATATGCCAATCAAGAAGCCACTACTTCAAGGGAGCCTGCAAACGTGACCGGAACTGTGCGTATGTTTGCCGCAACGAAGGTTTCTCCGGTGGCCAGTGCCACGGTTACTTCCACCGCCGCAGCTGCTACTGTACTAAGCTTTGCTAG